The stretch of DNA TGGCTTAATTGCCTAGGAGGCGGGACTAACTAGCAAACGCGGACTAGAAATACGGATGCTGAAAAGCAACGGGGAGAGACGCAGTCGTAACGCACTTCCGGCGGTCTACGCGAGGAAGATGGCTGCATCCCAGCAGCAAGCTTCAGCGGCTTCCTCAGCTGCTGGTGTATCGGGTCCTAGTTCGGCTGGCGGCCCGGGTCCCCAGCAGCAGCCGCAACCGCCAGCACAACTGGTGGGCCCTGCCCAGAGCGGCCTCCTGCAGCAACAGCAACAGGACTTCGATCCTGTACAGCGTTATAAGATGCTCATCCCGCAGCTGAAGGAGAGTCTACAGGTGATTGGCCTTAAGCAGCGAGAAGCAAACTGGATTTGGTAGTCTAGAGGGGCAGGCCGAGGGCCAGGTTAGTCGGAGAGAGCGCTAAGCAGAAAGAGGAGTAGAACCTGCTGTTTTGGCCTGGCTGGCGCacgcctgtgttcccagcactttgggaggccgaggtgggcggatcacttgaggtcaggagttcaagaccagcctggtgaaaccccgtctctactaaaaatacaaaaattagccgggcatggtggcgcgcgcctgtaattacagctactcgggaagctgaggcaggagaatcgcttgaacccgggaggcggaggttgcagtgagccgacatcgtgccattgcactccagcctgggcaacagagcgagactccgtcaaaaataaataaataaataaataaataaataaataaataaataaataaataaaactgttgtTTTCTGCGAGACCTAAGCGAAGCTCGGCAGAGATGGGATCAGCGCTGATGCTGAGGCTGGGACTGGCCGGAGCTTGAGTGAGGGGTTGTTTAAAGGAGAAACTGGGCTCTGGTCGTTAAAGCCTGAGGAGAGTACTGGCTTATACGGAGATTCTGCCCTTGATTGATAGGTGAGGGAGGACCCTTAGGTTATTGGCGAGAAGCTCAGGTGAGAGCGGGCCTCTGGGAGGATGGAGTGGTGACAGCTATAGGAATGGAAACGAATATTACTTTGGAAAGTCAGGAGGGAAGGTGCCAGTTGAAAAGAAAACCTGAGACTGAGTGATCTTAAGGAAGAGTGTAGATCTGCCAGAGGTATTcccttttgtttttccatttctcacgtgttttgtttttgttttgactaGACCTTGATGAAGGTTGCAGCCCAAAACTTGATTCAGAACACTAACATCGACAATGGACAGTGAGTGCAGCCCCCCTTACCAGGATATTCTATTGCCTCCCCAGTCTTTGAAATTCATCTTTCCTTCTCCTGCTCCCCGCCCACCTCACCttctatatttactttttttttttttttttttttttttgagacagggtctctctctgtcacccaggctggactacagtggcacgatcttggctcattgcagccttgaacacctGAGTTaggagatcctcttgcctcagcctcccaagtagccaggactacagacaTGGCTACAGACTAcagatgcctggctaatttgtaagattttttttatagagacggagtcttgctatgtttcccagactggtctcaaactcctggcctctagccaTCCATCCCCTCAGCCTCACGAATC from Gorilla gorilla gorilla isolate KB3781 chromosome 20, NHGRI_mGorGor1-v2.1_pri, whole genome shotgun sequence encodes:
- the MED29 gene encoding mediator of RNA polymerase II transcription subunit 29 isoform X1, encoding MLKSNGERRSRNALPAVYARKMAASQQQASAASSAAGVSGPSSAGGPGPQQQPQPPAQLVGPAQSGLLQQQQQDFDPVQRYKMLIPQLKESLQTLMKVAAQNLIQNTNIDNGQKSSDGPIQRFDKCLEEFYALCDQLELCLRLAHECLSQSCDSAKHSPTLVPTATKPDAVQPDSLPYPQYLAVIKAQISCAKDIHTALLDCANKVTGKTPAPPAGPGGTL
- the MED29 gene encoding mediator of RNA polymerase II transcription subunit 29 isoform X2, giving the protein MLKSNGERRSRNALPAVYARKMAASQQQASAASSAAGVSGPSSAGGPGPQQQPQPPAQLVGPAQSGLLQQQQQDFDPVQRYKMLIPQLKESLQTLMKVAAQNLIQNTNIDNGQKSSDGPIQRFDKCLEEFYALCDQLELCLPPSPTQCSLTASPTHSTWRSSKPRFPVPRTFTPPCWTVPTRSRARHPHHLLALGAPCEVGDREWGRQWLVCGVQRE